One stretch of Erpetoichthys calabaricus chromosome 14, fErpCal1.3, whole genome shotgun sequence DNA includes these proteins:
- the ptafr gene encoding platelet-activating factor receptor has translation MDSMDHNATALELFVKYENKSCNVDSSFRYITFTVFYSLIFIVGGISNCYVLWVFTDMYPIKGMNDIKIYMINLTLADLLFLIILPLWIYYYHNLGNWILPSFLCNLSGFLFFVNTYCSVAFLTVISYNRYHAVTKPLEAAQSSPRFRGLIISLIIWLVIAASASPYLFMESLNADGSKMRCFEGYTSNEISVAITHLIIIALFFIVFILIIFFNLLIIRTLLSQSVQTQVGNRGAVKQRALWMVCAVLLVFIICFVPHHLIDGPWTMAVLGLWKKGDCSLLQSLNDLHQVTLLLMGLNCTLDPILYCFATKKFRRHLTERIRNMGSRKCSKSTTISGISFENHTNGHPLFMENLANE, from the coding sequence ACTCCATGGACCACAACGCGACTGCCCTCGAGCTATTCGTGAAGTATGAAAATAAATCTTGCAATGTGGACTCTTCATTCCGATACATCACCTTCACTGTTTTTTACAGCCTCATTTTTATTGTTGGGGGAATTTCAAATTGTTATGTCCTCTGGGTTTTCACTGACATGTACCCTATAAAGGGCATGAACGACATTAAGATCTACATGATCAATCTCACTCTTGCTGACTTACTGTTTCTAATAATTCTACCTTTATGGATTTATTATTACCATAACCTGGGAAACTGGATTCTTCCTTCTTTCCTCTGCAATTTATCAGGCTTCTTGTTCTTTGTTAACACCTACTGCTCAGTAGCTTTCCTCACAGTGATAAGTTACAATCGCTACCATGCAGTCACCAAACCCTTGGAAGCTGCACAGTCCAGCCCAAGGTTTCGCGGACTGATCATTTCTTTGATTATCTGGCTTGTCATAGCAGCCAGTGCGTCCCCTTACCTCTTTATGGAGAGCCTGAATGCGGATGGCTCTAAGATGCGGTGCTTTGAGGGCTACACCTCCAATGAGATATCTGTAGCGATCACTCACTTGATCATCATCGCCTTGTTTTTCATCGTCTTCATCCTCATCATTTTCTTCAACTTGCTGATCATAAGGACTCTTCTGTCCCAGTCGGTGCAGACTCAAGTGGGGAACAGAGGGGCGGTAAAGCAGAGGGCATTGTGGATGGTGTGCGCTGTCTTGCTCGTCTTCATTATTTGTTTCGTTCCCCATCACCTTATTGACGGTCCTTGGACGATGGCCGTCTTGGGCCTCTGGAAGAAAGGGGACTGCAGTCTTCTTCAGTCACTCAATGATCTCCACCAGGTCACGCTCCTGCTCATGGGTCTGAACTGCACCCTGGATCCCATCCTCTACTGTTTTGCCACCAAGAAATTTCGGCGGCACCTCACAGAACGAATTCGCAACATGGGAAGCCGAAAATGCTCCAAAAGCACCACTATTTCTGGCATCTCGTTTGAAAATCACACCAATGGACATCCATTATTCATGGAGAATCTGGCAAACGAATAA